In a genomic window of Acidobacteriota bacterium:
- a CDS encoding alkaline phosphatase family protein has translation MAEPAGAAPYVRALLAACGRDLKAGLLFGALLFGGPISLAHLVHNRTDSAVVGIAALLLFALLYGAWAGAAFGGLGLLLRLLARLRRGPAGNPATVAACLFNVVFFELVLFYGLTYGQVPWFTPAGVRGMALFLAVACTLSGAAIWIVTWALAARLVGLSASGRLPRLVVGLAIALVAAHVALPVAFRLVPEERAASFDPTALVAGEGPPVALLGFDGVDPDMLDKLIDAGELPHMAEFVREGTSSRLGTISDANSAVIWASIYTGESPRRHGVHDFYRIRFPGSGAGLFPVHRTSFKELVDLVARVPVVSRRFVNRLDLPSPPIWEITDRAGLPTVVVDGYFYSFPAQRMLEPSSRMLGYGLNDALAASGGADATLEWFAQPPDVPQEVLDAAAGRPDLDWQHRAVLTLLEHRAGQGLPPPRFLNLNTHEPDTVSHQRWRWAEPELFPFVSRAGIEEHGEAVADVYRQIDGLVGELRQALGPETIFVVASDHGQSPTFVHRLYTQHRHGPDGVLLLYGPGIRRGHRLESSHVFDIFPTVLALLGLPVPEDAEGRVLEGAFETPPDPGPARRVATYRNAWEPVDTVGGTDVERTRQEIERLKAMGYL, from the coding sequence GTGGCCGAACCTGCTGGCGCCGCTCCTTACGTTCGCGCGTTGCTGGCCGCCTGCGGCCGCGACCTGAAGGCCGGACTGTTGTTCGGCGCGCTGCTGTTCGGCGGCCCGATCTCGCTGGCGCACCTGGTGCACAACCGGACGGACAGCGCGGTTGTGGGAATCGCCGCGCTGCTGCTCTTCGCGCTGCTTTACGGGGCCTGGGCTGGCGCCGCCTTCGGCGGCCTCGGGCTGCTGCTTCGCCTGCTGGCCCGCCTGCGCCGCGGGCCCGCCGGGAACCCGGCCACGGTCGCGGCCTGCCTCTTCAATGTCGTCTTCTTCGAGCTCGTCCTCTTCTACGGTCTGACCTATGGGCAGGTCCCCTGGTTCACGCCGGCCGGCGTCCGGGGCATGGCGCTGTTTCTTGCCGTGGCCTGCACCCTGTCAGGCGCCGCCATCTGGATCGTCACCTGGGCGCTGGCGGCTCGGCTCGTCGGTCTTTCCGCCTCCGGTCGACTGCCGCGACTCGTGGTCGGGCTCGCGATCGCCCTGGTCGCGGCCCACGTGGCGCTGCCGGTCGCGTTCCGGCTCGTTCCGGAGGAAAGGGCGGCGTCCTTCGACCCGACGGCGCTGGTCGCCGGCGAAGGACCGCCGGTGGCCCTGCTCGGCTTCGACGGTGTGGACCCCGACATGCTCGACAAGCTGATCGACGCCGGCGAGTTGCCGCACATGGCGGAGTTCGTCCGCGAAGGTACGTCGAGCCGGCTCGGGACGATCAGCGACGCGAACTCCGCCGTGATCTGGGCGTCGATCTACACCGGCGAGTCGCCACGGCGCCACGGCGTCCACGACTTCTACCGGATCCGCTTTCCCGGTTCGGGCGCCGGCCTGTTTCCTGTCCACCGGACGAGTTTCAAGGAGCTGGTCGACCTGGTGGCCCGGGTGCCGGTGGTTTCGCGGCGTTTCGTCAACCGGCTCGACCTGCCGTCGCCGCCGATCTGGGAGATCACGGACCGGGCCGGCCTGCCGACGGTCGTCGTCGACGGCTACTTCTACTCGTTCCCGGCTCAGCGGATGCTCGAGCCGTCGAGCCGGATGCTCGGCTACGGCCTGAACGACGCACTGGCGGCTTCCGGCGGCGCGGACGCGACGCTCGAGTGGTTCGCCCAGCCGCCCGACGTGCCTCAGGAGGTTCTGGATGCGGCCGCCGGCCGGCCGGACCTCGACTGGCAGCACCGGGCCGTGCTCACCCTGCTGGAGCACCGCGCCGGGCAGGGCCTGCCGCCGCCGCGCTTCCTCAACCTCAACACCCATGAACCGGACACCGTCTCCCACCAGCGCTGGCGTTGGGCCGAGCCGGAGCTGTTCCCGTTCGTCTCCCGGGCCGGTATCGAGGAGCACGGAGAGGCCGTGGCCGATGTCTACCGGCAGATCGACGGCCTGGTCGGCGAACTGCGCCAGGCCCTGGGGCCGGAGACGATCTTCGTCGTCGCCTCGGACCACGGCCAATCACCGACCTTCGTCCACCGGCTGTACACCCAGCATCGGCACGGTCCGGACGGCGTCCTGTTGCTGTACGGCCCCGGCATCCGCCGCGGCCATCGGCTGGAAAGCAGCCACGTATTCGACATCTTCCCGACCGTGCTGGCCCTGCTCGGGTTGCCTGTCCCGGAGGACGCCGAGGGCAGGGTGCTGGAGGGGGCGTTCGAGACGCCGCCGGATCCGGGCCCGGCTCGCCGGGTTGCGACCTACCGCAACGCTTGGGAGCCCGTCGACACAGTCGGCGGCACGGACGTCGAGCGGACGCGCCAGGAGATCGAGCGCCTGAAGGCGATGGGGTACCTGTAG